TGCATAACAGGTCACTTTAGGCAGGTGAGCAAATTCTTTAATCACCTCAATCCCCAATCGTTTTTGCTGAGGTTTGAGCCGATGCTGCAAAATTAACAAGGTGGATTCAATGCCTGAATGAATATCTACTGGCTTCATTTCTGCTTCATCCAATCGCGAGAAGTTTCTCAATGACAGCACAATAGATTGGATGCGTTCGGCTCCTACCTGCATAGAAGATAAGATTTTCGGGAAGTCTTCTTTCAAATATTCCAATTCAATTGTCTCCATCTCTCGCTGAATTTCTGGAACTGGATTGGGATAAAACTGCTCATACATCTGTATAAGATTGAGCAAGTCTCGCGCATATTCATTTGTAGGGGCAAGATTGCCGTAAATAAAATTGACTGGATTGTTAATTTCATGAGCTACTCCCGCCACCAGTTGCCCAATACTAGACATTTTTTCTGCCTGAATCAGCTGAGCTTGAGTGCGTTGTAATGCGCTTAAAGTGAGTTCTAGCTGTTGGGCTTTCTCGCGTTCTCGCGCTTCGGCTTGCCGCAATGCCTCCAGATTAGATAGCTGAAGATGGAGATTAATTCGAGCCAGAAGTTCATTTTTCGAGATTGGTTTAATTAGATAATCGTTAGCACCAGACTTAAATCCTTCTACTAGGTCTGATACTTGATTTTTAGCAGTTAACATCAAAATGGGAAGTTCGGTAAGCGAATACTGTTCGCGGATTTTCTTGCAAACTTCATAGCCGGTCATGCGCGGCATCATTACATCCAATAAAATGATGTCAGGTCTTAACCCCTGCGTGATCGCTGCCAATGCTTCTATGCCATTGAAGGCTTGGGTTAAAGAATAGTTCTGTTCCGATAGATAGTTGACCAGCACCTGCACGTTAACTGGCTCATCATCCACTATCAAAATCTTGATGTCGCCACTTTGGGCTGCAAATTGCTGTTTAGCCGGTTGCAAATTAGCCAGTTGCAAGTTGGCAAGTTTAGGTTTCAATTTTTCAACCTTCAATTCTTCAACCTTGACCTCTTTGGAGAGGGGTAGGGTAAACGTAAATCGTGAACCAACACCCATTTGAGATTCTACGCAAATTTCCCCATTGTGCAATTCCACGAGCTTTCTAGTAATCGCAAGACCAAGACCAGTCCCCCCATAAATTCTGGCTGTTGAGCCATCAGCTTGTTCAAAAGATTCAAAGATTTTGCCAAACTTTTCAGGGGGGATACCAATTCCCGTATCGGCAACAGTAATCGCTAGATAAGGTACATACGCAGCCTCAACAGAATCTTCCTTCTGTCCCTCCTCGACCACAGACGCCGACACTTCTACCACACCAGAGTCTGTAAATTTAATAGCATTGCCGACCAGGTTGTAGAGAATTTGTTGCACCCGATCTTCATCAGCATTAACAAACGGTGTATTTGGAGGAATTTTATTGATCAGCTGCAAAGATTTTTTACCAATTAGAGGCTGGTTGAGAGTTAGCACCACATTGGTAATTTCTCTCATTGCCACCGGCTTAAATTTAAGCCCTAAATTTCCATGTTTCAGTTTGGAAAAATCAAGGATGTCATTGATCAAATTGGATAATCGATGAGCGCTCGATACTACCATCGATAAATTAAAAACTGTCTTCTCAGGCAGGTGTCCCGTTACACCATCTATCAGAGATTCGGTGATGCCAATGATGCCATTAAGTGGAGTGCGGAGTTCGTGGGAGGTATTTGCCAGAAACTCATCTTTTAACTCCTCCATCCGTTTGCGTTCGGTGATGTCTTGGAAACCGCTCAGCATTGCTTGCTCGCCATTGAACGCAATCGGCTGAATGGATAAGTTGATCCAAAATGGCGTTCCATCAACCTTTTTTGCCTGAAATTCGTAGTTACGGACGTACCCATTTTTAGCCATTATCTTTAGCAACTCTTTTCGAGCCTCAGAATCGTAATGAAACTCTTGTGCATGACGACCTATCAAGTCCTGAGTGGGCAAACCCAACATTGAGCTACACGCCATGTTTGCATACAAAATCTTGCTATCAGAAAGACGGCTAATCAGTAGAGGAACGGGAGTGGTTTCGGCAATTAATCGAAATCGCTCTTCGCTTTCGCGTAAGCGATCTTCTGCTTGCTTGCGGTCATCAATTTCTTGCTTGAGGTCAGCATTTAAGACTGTCATTTCATCATAGAGTTTGGCATTTTCTAGAGAGATAGCAATTTGAGAAGACAGCATTTCTAAAATTTTCAGCCGGTCAGGTGTGAAAGCATTAGTAGTTAGATTATTTTCGAGATAAAGCAGACCAATTAGATGCGTTTGCTTAATAATTGGAAGACATAATATAGATTTTGGCTGGTATTGTAAAACGTAAGAATCTGATTTAAATAAGCCTTGGTTTGTGGCGTCGTTTAAAACTAAATTTTCCTTCGTTCTTTTTACATAATTGACAATAGCAGGAGAGACCTTTTGACTGGATTCTACGGGAATAGATTGGAGAACTGTTACCTCAGCACGATCGACTTCTCCCTCAGCAGCGATCGCTAAGTTCCCCGATTCTTCGAGAATGAGAAAGCCTTTCTGCGCTCCAGCATTCTCAATCACAATTTTCATCAACTTTTCTAGCAATTTGCCTAAAACGATTTCACTCGCTAAGGTTTGGCTGGCTTTCACGACTGTCGTTACATCCAACAATCCCGAATCGCTCCCAGTACTAGAAGAATTTATGTTGCTCAGACTCCCCGTTTTGGCGGTTGCAGATACCCCGGAAAAGAACTGCGGATATTTTTCTTCTACATCATTCACTTTAGCGATCGCGCCCCATTTAAGATAGCCATAGTGAGCTTCCATAATATGGGCTTTTGCCAGCACGGTGTATCCTTTACCCAGAAAGAACTTTGCAGCTAGTTCATTGGCTATCGCTTCGTTCTGGATATAATCGTTTTCTCTCGCTGAGTTAATTGACTTTTCATATAAATCCAGAGCCTCCTCATCTTTGCCGTTAATCCGTGCTATTTCAGCGGACATTAATAAATATTTGTGTAAAAAGTTGTCCGGGCAAGCTTCAGACCACTTCCTCATCTTTTCTACATTTATTAATAGATTTTCCATGACCGGCTCTTTCTCGGCTTCCCGCAAATTAGGGTAAAGAGCTGCTTGGATTAAAGTAGAATAAAAATAATGTTCCGGGATCATGATAGTCGCAAAGGGAATCGAGATAAGGGTTTCCCCATCTGCGATCGCTTTCATCGCGTCATCATATTCTCCGTACAAATAAAGTATTTGAGCCTTCAAAATACAATAAGTAACATAAAGAGCTGGAACCTTTTTCAATTCATCCCGATGCTCTTCTTCTTTAAAATTATTATCGTTGAAACTCGTTTTTTCTTCTGTTTCTCCTTTTAAACTTAAAGCAAACTTTTGGATGACTAAAAACATATCAATAAAAGAGCGAATCTTCTTTTTTAATGTAAATTCTAAATATTTTTGTGCTTCTTGATAAACTTCATCCAAATTATCTCCTTTGAATGCTAATTTAACAGCTCTGTAGTAAGCTGAATAAGTAGCCCATTGAAAATCGCCAATTTCAATTCCGTCCTGAAAACCATTTTTTAAATATCCCTCGCACTCTGTCCTCAAATGATTTTTCCAGTGACTAATGTATGAGCCAAAAATCATGTTAAGTTTACATTTAAGGGTTATATTATTAAATTTTTTATTCACTTTTAAGGCTAATTCACCATATTGATAAGCTGCTTCAAATTCATCTCTTCCTGCCAGAGTCCACCCATAAGACATATAGGCAAAAGAAGTGACATTTGAATTGCCATATTTCAAGGATATGTTAACCATTTTTAACATTATTGAATCAAATATGTGCTTGCCGATAAATCGGGCAGGCGGAGTCATATTTATAAGAATCTTTGTAGCAGCTACTTTCTCCAGATCGGTCATATCCGGTGCATCAATTAAATCTTTAACTGCTCGCCCTGCCAGATTTTCTTTAACCTTTTGAGCCTCAGCTTCTATTACTTTTGTTAGTTCCTCTTCACCATCGGGGAGGTCGATACCAAATAATCTCAATCCTGTTTTACCGATTTCAATTGCTTCTTTAGTTTTCATCAAGTTGGTCGTATATATAATGATTTTTAGGATATATACGCTTGCTTTTTCCAAGTTTGATGAGGCCTTATTCAAAATAATGTCAAAAAATCTTTCGCATTCACCAATATTTCCATTTAGATATTCGCATTCTGCACGTTCTTTATAAAGAGATAATGTTAACGGATACTGCAATTCCCATTTATTATGCGAAAGCAGTTCCATTCCGGTAGTTATATATTTTAAGGCGGGTTCAAAAGCCGTAGATAGCTTGGCTTTTTTACCAGCGGTTAGATTTAAATTTGCTAGCTCATATCTTTCCTCTAGGTTATTTATAATGTCTTTGCCACAATTAAGTTGATTAACAACATCAAAAATTTTGTCTTCTAGTTCTTCTCGATCTGTATTTCTAAGTAATAGTTGACCTACTTTGAGATGAACCTGTTGTTTATCAGTTTCTGGGATTAAGGAATAAACGGCTTGCTGTACTCGGTCATGTAGAAATTTGTAGAAAACTGCTAAATCATCATTAGAAGCCTTTAAAGTATCTTCTATATAAGATTCAACATATTTATATGCATTACCAATGGGTAGAATAAGTCCTTCCTTAAGGGCTTCCCGAAGTTCAATAGATGTTTCTATCTGAGACTTTTCATTAACAATCGATAAAACTTTTAAATTAAATTCATTGCCGATGCAAGCTGCAAGTTTTAGGGCTTTCTGAGTAGATTCGGAAAGTTTTTTAACTTTTTTTACCATTAACTCAACTACATTATCAGTGATCTCCACTCCTCGAATTTGTTCAATATCCCACTGCCAAGAACCCCGTTTCAAGTTAAAATTAACCAGATTCTCTTCGTAAAGAGATTTTAAAAACTGGGTTAAAAAGAAGGGATTGCCATTCGTTTTCTTAAAAACTAATTCTGCTAAATGATTTGAATTTTTTGAATCGGATTTAAGCGTATCGACAATTAGGGAATTTACATTGTTAAGAACTAAAGAGTTCAGAGATATAGTATTCACTGTAATCTCGCTCTTTTTAATTTCCTCCAAGGTCAGCATCAAAGGATGAGTTGCACTCACTTCGTTATTTCGGTAAGCCCCAATCATGAGTAAGTATTGACTATCCGGATCGGTCATCAATAGACAAATTAATTTCAATGAGGCTGAATCTGCCCATTGCAAGTCATCCAGGAATAAGACTAGGGGATGGTCTTTTGTCGTAAAAACACTAAGGAACTTTTGAAAAACTAAATTCAATCGATTTTGGGCTTCTGCTGGAGCAAGTTCTGGAACTTGCGGTTGTTTGCCGAGAATGAATTCCACTTCAGGAATTACATCAATAATGACTTGACCGTTGCAACCCAGAGATTCTAATAGTTGGGTTTTCCAAAAGTCTATTTTTTCTTCACTTTCCGTTAAAAGTTGCCGAACTAATTCTTGAAAAGCTTGAATTAGGGAAACATAGGGAATATTCCGTTTGAACTGGTCAAATTTGCCCGAAATGAAATAACCTCTTTGCCGCACAATTGGTTTATGAATTTCATTGACTAAAGCTGATTTACCAATTCCCGAAAAGCCAGAAACTAGCATCATTTCAGTCGAGCCGCAGCTAACTCTTTCAAAAGCTGCCATTAGAGAAGCAATTTCGGAGTCTCGACCATAAAGTTTTTGGGGGATTTGAAATTTATCGGAGATATCGTGTTTACCGAGCGGGAAGTTGTTAATCTTTCCAGTACTTTCCAGATGAGTTAAACAAATATCTAGATCAGCCTTGAGTCCAAAGGCGCTTTGATAGCGATCTTCAGCATTTTTAGATAATAACTTCATTACGATGTCAGACACCGCTTGTGGAATGCTTGGATTTAGATGTTGGGGTGGAATTGGAAGGCTGGCAATATGACAGTGAACTAACTCCATCGGATCGTTAGATTGAAAAGGCACCCTTCCAGTTAGCATTTCGTAAAAGGTGATGCCCAAGGAATAAAAGTCAGTACGATAATCAATTGAGCGATTCATCCTCCCCGTTTGCTCTGGCGATATGTAGGCAAGGGTGCCTTCTAGCAAATTGGGATTGCCAATCATCTGGTTTTCTCTGGACAGACGCGAGGCAATGCTAAAATCGGTAATTTTTACCAATCCTGTTTCTGGATTGATAATAATATTTTGAGGTTTAATATCCTTGTGGATAATGTTGTTTTGATGTAACTGACTAATTGTTTCTGAAATATTGATAATTATTTGGAGCTTTCTCTTTAAATTAATTTTATTTTTTAAAAGAAAATTATATAGTGAATCCCCACCACAATCTTCCAAAATTAAGAACCAATATTGATTATATTTTTCTAACTCTAAAGGTTTAACGATTCCTGAGATAGGTAAGTTATAAGCTATGTCGTATTGATGTTTAAGCTTGGCAATTTCGGTGAGAGCTGGATACTCTTGCCAAAGAGCCTTAACAATAACAGGTTGATTTCCTTGATGGCGATACCCTCGGAAAACAACTGTTTTTGTTCCTTCATAGATTTTTGATGTGATTGTATAACCGGGAATTTTTAGCATAATTTTTTTTTAAACTGGCAACTACAGTTAATTACAGTGTTTCGCTCAGCAGGAATGTGCAGGGTATTTATACAGTAATCTTTCGTCAAACTGCGAGGTTGATAAGCTGGATACAAATGTTGCTGTTAGCCTGCTATTAGTCTAAGTTTAGTCAACGAAATAATGGAACAGACTAAATTTAAAGGGGGAATCAGTGTAAGAACTTCCGGATTTAAATGTTCAATCTGCCGGCAATCCAGCATCAGAATCGCTGATTCTGCTATTGATGCCTGAAAAACAATCCAGCTTTGCTGTTTTCTGGGCATAGTGGTCTACTAAGGCGGTGAGTATTTTGATTGTACAGAGTGACGGCTGTGGCATCACTCTATACTAGGAGAAGCAATATTAAACCTCTTAATATAACCAATCTTTACGGGTGAATGGCAATTTCCACGCTTTATCTGCTCGTCGCCGCAATAGGACTTGATAAATGCCCATGTGGTTCTGTTCAAAGGCAAGAGCGAAACCAATGAGATAGAGTCGCCATAATCGGACTTTACGTTCGCTGCTGAGGGCGATCGCTTTCTCCATTACTGCATCCAGATTAGCCGCCCAACACCGCATTGTTTTGGCGTAGTGTATTCGCCAAGCATCAACATCGACAATTTCCCATCCCGTCTCTTCAGCGACAGCTAAAGAATCGGACAGCCTGGACAGCTCTCCGTCTGGGAAGATATAACGTTGAACAAAGCGCTCGTTGAGGCTGGAACCGTCCCATTTTTCGGACGCGGTGATGCCGTGATTGAGAAACAAACCCCCAGGCTTCAAGGTAGATAAGGCACTCTGAAAATAAATCGGGTAGTTTTTAATTCCCACGTGTTCAACCATCCCAATCGA
The Coleofasciculus sp. FACHB-1120 genome window above contains:
- a CDS encoding ATP-binding protein, with protein sequence MLKIPGYTITSKIYEGTKTVVFRGYRHQGNQPVIVKALWQEYPALTEIAKLKHQYDIAYNLPISGIVKPLELEKYNQYWFLILEDCGGDSLYNFLLKNKINLKRKLQIIINISETISQLHQNNIIHKDIKPQNIIINPETGLVKITDFSIASRLSRENQMIGNPNLLEGTLAYISPEQTGRMNRSIDYRTDFYSLGITFYEMLTGRVPFQSNDPMELVHCHIASLPIPPQHLNPSIPQAVSDIVMKLLSKNAEDRYQSAFGLKADLDICLTHLESTGKINNFPLGKHDISDKFQIPQKLYGRDSEIASLMAAFERVSCGSTEMMLVSGFSGIGKSALVNEIHKPIVRQRGYFISGKFDQFKRNIPYVSLIQAFQELVRQLLTESEEKIDFWKTQLLESLGCNGQVIIDVIPEVEFILGKQPQVPELAPAEAQNRLNLVFQKFLSVFTTKDHPLVLFLDDLQWADSASLKLICLLMTDPDSQYLLMIGAYRNNEVSATHPLMLTLEEIKKSEITVNTISLNSLVLNNVNSLIVDTLKSDSKNSNHLAELVFKKTNGNPFFLTQFLKSLYEENLVNFNLKRGSWQWDIEQIRGVEITDNVVELMVKKVKKLSESTQKALKLAACIGNEFNLKVLSIVNEKSQIETSIELREALKEGLILPIGNAYKYVESYIEDTLKASNDDLAVFYKFLHDRVQQAVYSLIPETDKQQVHLKVGQLLLRNTDREELEDKIFDVVNQLNCGKDIINNLEERYELANLNLTAGKKAKLSTAFEPALKYITTGMELLSHNKWELQYPLTLSLYKERAECEYLNGNIGECERFFDIILNKASSNLEKASVYILKIIIYTTNLMKTKEAIEIGKTGLRLFGIDLPDGEEELTKVIEAEAQKVKENLAGRAVKDLIDAPDMTDLEKVAATKILINMTPPARFIGKHIFDSIMLKMVNISLKYGNSNVTSFAYMSYGWTLAGRDEFEAAYQYGELALKVNKKFNNITLKCKLNMIFGSYISHWKNHLRTECEGYLKNGFQDGIEIGDFQWATYSAYYRAVKLAFKGDNLDEVYQEAQKYLEFTLKKKIRSFIDMFLVIQKFALSLKGETEEKTSFNDNNFKEEEHRDELKKVPALYVTYCILKAQILYLYGEYDDAMKAIADGETLISIPFATIMIPEHYFYSTLIQAALYPNLREAEKEPVMENLLINVEKMRKWSEACPDNFLHKYLLMSAEIARINGKDEEALDLYEKSINSARENDYIQNEAIANELAAKFFLGKGYTVLAKAHIMEAHYGYLKWGAIAKVNDVEEKYPQFFSGVSATAKTGSLSNINSSSTGSDSGLLDVTTVVKASQTLASEIVLGKLLEKLMKIVIENAGAQKGFLILEESGNLAIAAEGEVDRAEVTVLQSIPVESSQKVSPAIVNYVKRTKENLVLNDATNQGLFKSDSYVLQYQPKSILCLPIIKQTHLIGLLYLENNLTTNAFTPDRLKILEMLSSQIAISLENAKLYDEMTVLNADLKQEIDDRKQAEDRLRESEERFRLIAETTPVPLLISRLSDSKILYANMACSSMLGLPTQDLIGRHAQEFHYDSEARKELLKIMAKNGYVRNYEFQAKKVDGTPFWINLSIQPIAFNGEQAMLSGFQDITERKRMEELKDEFLANTSHELRTPLNGIIGITESLIDGVTGHLPEKTVFNLSMVVSSAHRLSNLINDILDFSKLKHGNLGLKFKPVAMREITNVVLTLNQPLIGKKSLQLINKIPPNTPFVNADEDRVQQILYNLVGNAIKFTDSGVVEVSASVVEEGQKEDSVEAAYVPYLAITVADTGIGIPPEKFGKIFESFEQADGSTARIYGGTGLGLAITRKLVELHNGEICVESQMGVGSRFTFTLPLSKEVKVEELKVEKLKPKLANLQLANLQPAKQQFAAQSGDIKILIVDDEPVNVQVLVNYLSEQNYSLTQAFNGIEALAAITQGLRPDIILLDVMMPRMTGYEVCKKIREQYSLTELPILMLTAKNQVSDLVEGFKSGANDYLIKPISKNELLARINLHLQLSNLEALRQAEAREREKAQQLELTLSALQRTQAQLIQAEKMSSIGQLVAGVAHEINNPVNFIYGNLAPTNEYARDLLNLIQMYEQFYPNPVPEIQREMETIELEYLKEDFPKILSSMQVGAERIQSIVLSLRNFSRLDEAEMKPVDIHSGIESTLLILQHRLKPQQKRLGIEVIKEFAHLPKVTCYAGQLNQVFMNILSNAIDALEEVCGLSFTDNGNESSTMNHQQSPTIWIRTSVVEKDRVAIRIKNNGPSMREEVQKKIFDPFFTTKPVGAGTGLGLSISYSIVVERHRGQIRCISLPLQGVEFIIEIPIQQQKKG